In Flavobacteriales bacterium, the following proteins share a genomic window:
- a CDS encoding GDP-mannose 4,6-dehydratase yields GRVLPAFIGQALRGEDMTVFGDGSQTRSFCYVDDLVEGIVRLLNSDYKEPVNIGNPDEITISQFAEEINRLTGKNRPVVHRDLPVDDPMQRKPDIELAKEILGWEPKVGREQGLKKTYEYFISLSKEELYKKEHNTFEKYTK; encoded by the coding sequence GGACGTGTATTACCTGCATTTATCGGCCAAGCGTTAAGAGGAGAGGATATGACTGTTTTTGGAGATGGGTCACAAACAAGGTCATTTTGTTATGTAGACGATCTTGTTGAGGGAATAGTTCGATTACTCAATAGCGATTATAAAGAACCCGTTAATATTGGGAATCCTGATGAGATAACAATCAGTCAATTTGCGGAAGAAATAAATCGTTTAACCGGTAAAAACAGACCAGTTGTACACCGAGACTTACCTGTTGATGATCCAATGCAACGTAAACCAGACATTGAATTGGCAAAAGAGATATTGGGCTGGGAGCCAAAAGTTGGTAGAGAACAGGGCTTGAAAAAGACGTACGAATATTTCATCTCTTTATCCAAGGAGGAGCTATATAAAAAGGAGCATAACACGTTTGAAAAGTATAC